A portion of the Calothrix sp. 336/3 genome contains these proteins:
- the gyrA gene encoding DNA topoisomerase (ATP-hydrolyzing) subunit A — protein sequence MTTSQERIIPTDLRNEMSRSYLEYAMSVIVGRALPDARDGLKPVHRRILYAMHELGLTADRPFRKCARVVGEVLGKYHPHGDTAVYDALVRMAQDFSMRSPLINGHGNFGSVDNDPPAAMRYTECRLQALTTASLLQDIELETVDFIDNFDGSQQEPTVLPARIPQLLLNGSSGIAVGMATNIPPHNLGELIDGLVELIHNPEITDIQLMQYIKGPDFPTGAQILGTAAIKEAYTTGRGSITMRGVANIETIEQRGRPDREAIIITELPYQTNKAALIEKIAELVNEKRIEGIADIRDESDRDGMRIVIELKRDAYPRVVLNNLYKLTPIQANFGANMLALVNGEPQVLTLRQFLQVFLDFRIISIMRRTQYELRKAEERDHLLQGLLIALAQLDAIIALIRHAADTPTAKGELITSYGLSEVQADAILQMQLRRLTALEADKIRHEHDDLQFQIADLRDILAKRERILQIIETEVLQIKTTHATPRRTIITHGEGDLDETDLIANEKAIILITEQGYIKRMPVNTFEAQNRATRGKAAAKVKEDDTIEHFLSCCDHDSILFFSDRGVVYCLKAYQIPVSSRTSRGTPIVQMLPIPKEEKITSIVPVSEFTDDEYLVMLTKGGYIKKTALTAFSHIRANGLIAISLEEGDQLRWVRLARSEDSILIGSSNGMAIHFRCNHDQLRPLGRATRGVRAMKLKKGDELVGLDILPAAILANIVTESTSETEELETEELETEELETEATIPEDSSNNTGLWVLVITMGGYGKRVPVAQFRLQNRAGQGLMATKFKNRSTKDKMAGLHIVNNDDEIMMVTNRGIIIRQAVNAISIQSRSATGVRVQRLDEDDAITGVAIVPPDSGEETEEVVAAE from the coding sequence ATGACAACCTCACAGGAGAGGATTATTCCCACGGATTTACGGAACGAGATGTCCCGGTCATATTTAGAGTACGCCATGAGCGTAATAGTCGGTCGGGCGTTACCAGATGCCAGGGATGGTCTAAAACCTGTACATCGTCGCATTCTCTACGCTATGCACGAATTGGGGTTAACCGCAGACCGTCCTTTTAGAAAATGCGCCCGTGTGGTGGGGGAAGTGCTGGGTAAATATCACCCCCACGGTGACACGGCAGTATACGATGCTTTGGTGCGGATGGCACAGGATTTTTCCATGCGATCGCCCCTAATTAACGGTCATGGTAACTTTGGTAGTGTAGACAATGATCCCCCCGCCGCGATGCGGTACACAGAATGTCGTCTGCAAGCCCTAACAACCGCCTCCCTGCTCCAGGATATCGAATTAGAAACAGTAGATTTCATCGATAACTTTGACGGTTCCCAACAGGAACCCACCGTCCTTCCCGCACGGATTCCCCAACTGTTACTGAATGGTTCCTCTGGGATTGCCGTGGGGATGGCAACCAATATTCCTCCCCACAACTTAGGCGAATTAATTGATGGGCTAGTGGAGTTAATTCACAACCCAGAAATTACTGATATCCAGTTGATGCAATACATCAAGGGTCCCGATTTCCCCACGGGGGCACAAATTTTGGGAACCGCCGCCATTAAAGAAGCCTACACCACTGGACGTGGCTCAATCACCATGAGGGGTGTGGCAAATATTGAAACCATCGAGCAACGGGGTAGACCAGATAGGGAAGCAATCATTATTACAGAACTCCCCTATCAAACCAACAAAGCCGCATTAATTGAAAAAATCGCCGAGTTGGTGAATGAGAAACGTATCGAAGGGATTGCAGACATCCGCGATGAGAGCGATCGCGACGGAATGCGAATCGTCATCGAACTCAAACGAGATGCCTACCCCCGTGTAGTCCTGAATAACCTGTATAAACTCACACCAATTCAAGCTAACTTTGGCGCGAATATGTTAGCCCTGGTGAATGGGGAACCCCAGGTACTCACCCTCCGCCAGTTTCTGCAAGTATTCCTGGATTTCCGTATCATATCCATCATGCGGCGGACTCAGTACGAACTCCGCAAAGCCGAGGAACGGGATCACCTATTACAAGGTTTGTTAATTGCTCTGGCACAGTTAGATGCAATTATCGCCCTAATTCGCCATGCCGCAGATACGCCCACAGCCAAAGGGGAATTAATTACCAGTTACGGTTTATCAGAAGTCCAAGCAGACGCAATTTTACAGATGCAACTGCGACGGTTAACAGCCCTGGAAGCTGATAAAATTCGCCATGAACACGATGACTTGCAATTTCAAATTGCCGACCTGCGAGATATTTTGGCAAAGCGGGAAAGAATTCTGCAAATCATTGAAACAGAAGTTCTGCAAATTAAAACCACCCATGCGACACCTCGACGGACAATAATTACCCATGGGGAAGGGGACTTAGACGAAACCGATTTAATTGCCAACGAAAAAGCAATCATTCTAATTACCGAACAAGGCTACATCAAGCGGATGCCCGTGAACACCTTTGAGGCACAAAATCGCGCCACCAGAGGTAAAGCCGCAGCCAAGGTGAAAGAAGATGATACCATTGAGCATTTTCTGTCCTGTTGCGACCACGACAGCATTCTCTTCTTCAGCGATCGCGGTGTTGTTTACTGTCTCAAAGCCTATCAAATTCCGGTGAGTTCGCGCACCAGTCGGGGAACACCCATCGTCCAGATGCTGCCAATTCCCAAGGAAGAAAAAATCACCTCCATTGTCCCCGTCAGTGAATTTACTGATGATGAGTATCTGGTGATGCTGACCAAAGGCGGCTATATCAAGAAGACAGCACTGACAGCATTTAGTCATATTCGGGCAAATGGTCTGATTGCCATATCCTTAGAAGAAGGCGATCAACTGCGGTGGGTACGTCTGGCAAGGTCAGAGGATAGCATCCTCATTGGTTCTAGCAATGGTATGGCAATCCATTTCCGTTGTAACCACGATCAGCTACGACCCCTAGGGAGGGCAACCCGTGGTGTCCGTGCCATGAAGTTGAAGAAAGGGGATGAATTAGTCGGTTTAGATATCCTCCCCGCAGCAATTTTGGCAAACATCGTTACAGAATCAACTTCTGAAACCGAAGAACTGGAAACTGAAGAACTGGAAACCGAAGAACTGGAAACTGAAGCAACTATCCCAGAAGATAGCAGTAATAATACTGGATTGTGGGTATTAGTGATTACTATGGGTGGCTATGGTAAGCGTGTCCCCGTTGCCCAGTTCCGTCTCCAAAATCGTGCCGGTCAAGGTTTGATGGCAACTAAATTCAAAAACCGCAGCACCAAAGACAAAATGGCAGGATTACACATTGTCAACAACGACGATGAAATCATGATGGTGACAAATCGCGGTATTATCATCAGACAGGCAGTTAATGCCATTTCCATTCAATCCCGTTCTGCCACAGGGGTGAGAGTTCAACGTCTAGATGAAGATGATGCAATTACCGGCGTGGCGATCGTTCCCCCCGATAGTGGAGAAGAAACGGAAGAAGTTGTTGCTGCTGAGTAA
- a CDS encoding serine/threonine-protein kinase — translation MTHNMIGKILQGRYQIVQTLGAGVFGQTYIAMDVEQPTNAKCVVKQLKVTSCQPSYLQTLRLHFLTETETLRHLGHHQQIPQLIACFEEHERFYLVQEFIEGYPLTAELPINQRLGYLWSESEVIDLLRDVLEILDFIHSQGVIHCDIKPENLIRRTDDGKLVLIDFGSIQPVDFAVDDVLPIYRVPATSLGYIPPEQFIGQTQPNSDIYSLGMVAIQALTGLSPLQLKIDPYTNEIIWRSPTTPVSDYLAAMLTQMIRYDYQQRFHSAAEVLRVIQQMSMDNWRPQTIPTQYSVIPNSPTSHQNSTPKRHKKLSPALTGMRVGLAANSLLLGFGVYSVLNSAPAYSETETLYKATKEFQSGDLEQAIALAKSIPTHSHVYPEVQATIEEWQNQWQLAAEQFNLAQKFADEGKWSEVLQSSAQVPDILYWQSKTDQLVERAKINIDIETKNLLRKAYDKAREKDFTTALNYLQQIPPESNAGAIVQQKITEYEQKQQVRSVFLLQNAYNKAASRDFAAASQYLQQIPKNSSVYATAQNKLREYTNKQGVAKQNQTEESLTSERQITPSTSAFIKSHTSTSLKSFDPGNYMREVNIQ, via the coding sequence ATGACTCACAACATGATCGGTAAAATTCTACAAGGACGTTACCAAATTGTCCAAACTTTGGGGGCAGGTGTATTCGGGCAAACATACATTGCCATGGATGTGGAACAACCAACAAATGCCAAATGTGTTGTTAAGCAACTCAAGGTTACAAGTTGTCAACCCAGCTACTTACAAACCCTCAGGTTACACTTTCTCACAGAAACAGAAACTTTAAGACATCTGGGACATCACCAGCAAATTCCCCAGCTAATTGCTTGCTTTGAAGAGCATGAACGTTTCTATTTAGTGCAAGAATTTATTGAAGGATATCCTTTGACGGCAGAGTTACCCATAAATCAACGTTTAGGGTATCTTTGGAGTGAGAGCGAAGTGATTGACTTACTCCGGGATGTGTTGGAAATTCTAGACTTTATCCACTCCCAAGGTGTGATTCACTGTGATATCAAACCAGAGAATTTAATTAGACGTACCGATGACGGCAAATTGGTATTAATTGATTTTGGCTCCATCCAACCTGTAGACTTTGCAGTTGATGACGTTCTGCCGATATATCGTGTACCAGCTACTTCCTTAGGGTATATTCCCCCCGAACAATTTATTGGACAAACCCAACCAAATAGTGATATTTACTCCTTGGGAATGGTTGCCATTCAAGCCCTAACTGGATTATCTCCCCTCCAGCTAAAAATTGACCCCTATACCAACGAAATTATCTGGCGATCGCCAACTACCCCAGTCAGCGATTATTTAGCAGCAATGCTCACACAAATGATTCGCTACGATTATCAACAGCGTTTCCACTCAGCTGCTGAGGTATTGCGAGTAATTCAACAAATGTCTATGGATAATTGGCGACCCCAAACTATCCCGACGCAGTATAGTGTAATTCCAAACTCCCCCACCAGTCACCAAAATTCAACCCCCAAACGCCACAAAAAACTATCCCCTGCACTCACAGGGATGAGAGTCGGTTTAGCAGCTAACTCCTTACTTCTTGGTTTTGGTGTTTACTCTGTATTAAATAGTGCTCCGGCATATTCGGAGACAGAAACCCTATATAAAGCTACCAAAGAATTTCAATCAGGTGATTTAGAACAGGCGATCGCCTTAGCTAAGTCTATCCCAACTCATAGTCATGTATATCCAGAAGTCCAAGCCACCATTGAAGAATGGCAAAATCAATGGCAATTAGCCGCCGAGCAATTTAATTTAGCCCAAAAGTTTGCTGATGAAGGCAAATGGTCAGAAGTCTTACAATCATCAGCTCAAGTACCCGATATATTGTACTGGCAATCGAAAACAGACCAGCTAGTGGAACGGGCAAAAATTAATATTGATATTGAAACCAAAAATCTTCTCAGAAAAGCCTATGACAAGGCTAGAGAAAAGGATTTCACCACAGCTTTAAATTATTTGCAACAAATTCCCCCAGAATCTAATGCGGGGGCGATCGTGCAGCAAAAAATAACTGAGTATGAACAGAAACAACAAGTTCGCTCAGTATTTTTACTCCAAAATGCCTACAATAAAGCGGCTTCTAGGGATTTTGCGGCTGCTAGTCAATATCTCCAACAAATACCTAAAAATTCTTCAGTATACGCCACTGCTCAAAATAAATTACGAGAATATACGAATAAGCAAGGAGTAGCGAAACAAAACCAGACAGAGGAATCCCTGACTTCTGAGCGTCAGATTACACCCAGTACATCTGCCTTTATCAAAAGTCATACTTCTACTAGCTTAAAGTCCTTTGACCCTGGTAACTACATGCGAGAAGTCAATATTCAGTAG
- a CDS encoding DUF2996 domain-containing protein: protein MAEETNQNQAPEVPPSTEPEAKAAKPAAKKEKPPALEDKPFTDYIQQDYIPAIQKAIASEGISDLQLSFVKQKVPVKGMEQLEDCWQIVGSFSKGLCNFNVYFPDEDIQGKKAFSCNDGKKPSTMESFLIDERKVNLDLLIWGLTQRLNSQKWLSRN from the coding sequence ATGGCAGAAGAAACCAATCAAAATCAAGCGCCGGAAGTGCCTCCTAGCACTGAACCAGAGGCGAAAGCGGCAAAACCAGCAGCGAAAAAGGAAAAACCCCCAGCATTGGAGGATAAACCCTTTACTGATTATATTCAGCAAGATTATATTCCAGCGATTCAAAAGGCGATCGCCTCGGAGGGAATATCTGATTTGCAATTATCTTTTGTCAAGCAAAAAGTTCCTGTGAAAGGAATGGAGCAGCTAGAGGATTGTTGGCAAATTGTCGGTAGCTTTAGTAAGGGACTCTGCAATTTTAATGTTTATTTCCCCGATGAAGATATCCAAGGGAAGAAGGCTTTTTCTTGCAATGATGGGAAAAAACCTAGCACCATGGAGTCTTTCTTGATTGATGAACGTAAAGTCAATTTAGACTTGTTAATCTGGGGTTTGACACAACGATTAAATAGTCAGAAATGGCTCAGTCGTAATTAG
- a CDS encoding SDR family oxidoreductase: MGKTVLITGASSGIGKVTAKLFLENGWNVVATARNPQNLRELPPGKQLLSVCLDVTDSATISQAINQAIAHFGKIDVLVNNAGYGLMGAFEAVDSEQVQRQFQTNVFGLFDVTRAVLPHFREQKAGVIINLSSMGGRLTFPFFSLYHGTKFAIEGFSESLQYELAPWNIRVKLIEPGQIRTDFGGRSLDVPPPTGISAYDTNFQKMIQLTESTYKLGATPDVVAKTIYRAATDNSKRLRYPVAAPILILRKILPDGLFFRFIKQFLR; this comes from the coding sequence ATGGGTAAAACAGTTTTGATTACAGGTGCTTCTAGTGGAATTGGCAAAGTAACTGCGAAGTTGTTTTTAGAAAATGGTTGGAATGTGGTGGCAACTGCGAGAAATCCGCAGAATTTGCGAGAACTTCCCCCAGGAAAACAACTGTTATCTGTGTGCTTGGATGTGACTGATTCGGCAACCATTTCCCAGGCAATAAATCAGGCGATCGCCCACTTTGGGAAGATAGATGTCTTGGTAAATAATGCTGGCTATGGCTTGATGGGTGCTTTTGAGGCTGTGGATTCCGAACAGGTGCAGCGTCAGTTTCAGACAAATGTTTTTGGTTTATTTGATGTCACCAGGGCAGTTTTACCCCATTTTCGAGAACAGAAAGCAGGGGTGATTATCAATCTTTCTTCCATGGGAGGGAGGTTAACATTCCCCTTTTTCAGTCTTTACCATGGGACAAAATTCGCCATTGAGGGTTTTTCAGAATCCTTACAATATGAACTTGCACCTTGGAATATTCGCGTGAAATTGATAGAACCGGGGCAAATTCGTACAGATTTTGGGGGGCGATCGCTCGATGTTCCACCCCCCACCGGAATATCAGCTTACGATACAAACTTTCAGAAAATGATACAACTGACGGAAAGTACCTACAAATTGGGTGCAACACCGGATGTGGTAGCCAAAACTATCTATCGCGCCGCTACAGATAATAGTAAACGACTCCGTTACCCTGTGGCTGCACCCATTCTCATCCTGCGCAAAATCCTACCGGATGGTTTGTTCTTTAGATTTATCAAGCAATTCCTACGTTGA
- a CDS encoding histone deacetylase → MFSVIYSEEFLEHKTGAFHPEKPDRLIAITNALKTADFAGKLLWRSPTPVTTRSVLPQILTAHSPYYLRQLQELAAKGGGHLDGDTPVSSRSYDVALLAVSAWLDGIDTVRESGKPAFVLARPPGHHAESSAGMGFCLFSNAAIAAFYALEQPEINRVAILDWDVHHGNGTQAIVETNPQIVYCSLHQYPCYPGTGKASEKGFHDNILNLPLPPGSDISIYQPAFEKKIIPFLNKFAPDLLIVSAGYDANADDPLANINLKPENYGLFTEYCLGITHKILFGLEGGYDLPSLSESVIATIKQCLVEY, encoded by the coding sequence ATGTTCTCTGTGATTTATTCCGAAGAGTTTCTTGAGCATAAAACTGGTGCCTTTCATCCAGAGAAACCAGATAGATTAATTGCCATTACCAATGCCTTGAAAACTGCTGATTTCGCTGGGAAGTTGCTGTGGCGATCGCCGACTCCCGTGACAACCCGTTCTGTGCTTCCCCAGATTTTAACTGCCCACAGTCCCTATTATTTGCGTCAGCTGCAAGAATTAGCCGCCAAGGGTGGGGGACACTTGGATGGAGATACTCCAGTTTCCTCTCGCAGCTATGATGTGGCGCTGTTGGCGGTGAGTGCGTGGTTAGATGGGATAGATACGGTGAGGGAAAGTGGGAAACCAGCTTTTGTGTTAGCACGTCCACCGGGACACCATGCGGAAAGCTCTGCGGGTATGGGTTTTTGTCTATTTTCCAATGCGGCGATCGCGGCATTTTATGCTCTGGAACAACCGGAAATTAACCGTGTGGCTATTCTCGATTGGGATGTCCATCATGGTAATGGAACCCAAGCGATAGTAGAGACAAATCCCCAAATTGTTTATTGTTCCTTACATCAATATCCCTGCTATCCCGGTACAGGAAAAGCTTCGGAAAAAGGCTTCCATGATAATATTTTGAATCTCCCTTTACCGCCGGGTTCTGACATCAGTATTTACCAACCCGCTTTTGAGAAAAAAATTATTCCCTTCCTCAACAAGTTTGCACCAGATTTATTAATAGTGAGTGCAGGTTATGATGCTAATGCCGATGACCCCTTAGCAAATATTAATTTAAAACCTGAAAATTACGGTTTATTTACAGAGTATTGTTTAGGAATTACCCATAAAATTTTATTTGGTTTAGAAGGTGGTTATGACTTACCGAGTTTATCAGAATCGGTCATTGCCACAATCAAACAATGTTTAGTTGAGTATTGA